CCCCTTCACGTCAAAGACCGCGATTGTCACGTGGGTCTGTTCAGCGACTGAATATCCAATTACGGTGGCCGGATTGAAAGGATTCGGATAGTTCTGATCCATTCCGAAGACCAGAGGCGGATTATCATCGTCACCGGTAAGGGTGACGTTGACGGAAGCTCTTATCGAAGCCATCTTTTCGGGAGCCGATTTGCCATGCTCGACCCATGAATTATAGAGATCCTGGCCCGTGCTGTTCGTCACATTCTCGTCACGAAGAAACTCGACGTATTCCCTTGTGGTTGTCTGGTAGAAAAGAGTCACTATGACCGAATCGCTCTCGAGAGGCAGGTTGTAGGGAGTAATATCCCAGTACTGCCCGTCCTCATATTGACAGGCTACCGCCGGAGATTGTATTTCCTCGAACGCGGTATTCGTGAAACCCCTCGGAGGGATCCTGTTATCGCTGTAGATGGTGTCATTAAGGACAAAATGGAACGATTTCCCTTCCGGAAGGCCAAGAGCAGAAGCGAGTGATGGACTGAGCCCTGGATGTATCTCATAGATCTTGATCCTGGGATCTTCAATCAAAAGAGCTTCAGCATAGTCGTATCTGCCTGATTCATAAATGGTCTGACCAGTCACGTCGAGCGCCTTGATATTGATCCAGATCCTTCTTCCCTCGGGATATCCCGAAGGTAACTTGTGAGCGGTCTCATTCGTCACCTTAACCGAAATACCGAAATCTTCCGGGATTACTTCAAGAGTCGCGGCTTTTTCAAGCATCGATCGCGCTCTGGTCACCGCGTCATTGAGCTGGGCTGCGTCTACCTCGTCGGGGAAATAATCAGAAATCATCTTCGGAATAAAAGTGTTCCCTCCCGTGAGATCATGAAGCGCCAGGTCTGCCCTGTCGTTGACGCCGGTCTGGTTAGCCCCTTTCGCGTAGACATCCCTCATATGGCAATCCTGGCATGAAGAGACTATCCCATCAGGTTTATTGCCGGCGAACTGGGGAGCAAAGACTCCGGATGAAGCATATTCACTCATTTTCCATTCACTGTAGGTCCTCTCGATCGGCATCATATTCCTGATCGACATATCCGGGTGTTTTTCATCGAATCCGGATGGCGTATAATCATCTGACGAGGTTTGAGTGAAAACGGGGCTGCTTACATCATGGCATGTACCGCACAGGTCCCCGGATCTGTGTATCGGCGACTCGACGAAATCATGACTCGCCTCGGCATCTGAATATGGACCTCTCTTGACCGGACCGGGATCATTGATGAACTGGCCATTACCGTATTGCAGAGGTAGCGGGTCGACAGTCGCGAGGACTCCGACATCCGCCTGAGGACTGACACCCTCTTTATAATCGAAGTCGACTATCCGGTGGCAGAAATCGCAATGGACTCCATGCCTGTCCCTGACAGTCAACATCTCGCCGCTTGTATCGACCGATCTGCCCTCCTGCCAGCCTCCGGGGAAATGACACCTGATACAAAGGTCGCCGACCGAAGGCGCGTCCTGTTCAGCAACCGTCATGCAGGCGAGGAAGAGGGGATCACGGGCAGCCTGGCCCATCATGCTTCCCCTCCAGTTGTACCACGGTTCAGCTTCCGGATCGTAATTGCCATGGCATGTGGCGCATGAGATATCGGGATCTTCCAGTATAGCTCCCTCGTGAGGCTGCGTGCCGGGCATCTCCATATCCCTGAGGGTCGATGGGACATACCCTGCCGGAGTCGCGGTTATGGAAAAATCTCCAAGGCTGAAATCCGAACCCCGATTTCCCGCGTTGTCAAAGGCTTCGACCTTTATCCTGTTCGATATCCCCGGATAGTTCGGCACAAACCAGGAGAACCCTGTTCCCGTGGGTTCATTGCTTCCGACAGGAACGAAAGTCGTACCACCGTCGTCGGAATGATAGATATTGATATGCGATATTCCACTTGGGTCATCGGCGGTAAAATTAACCGAATAATATGATCCTGCCTGCATCACCTCGGCACCATCCGGATCAATCAAGTCTACCGACGGAGATATCGTATCGGTAGCTCCCGACGGGGTCAGATAGGGTATGATATCGGCGATATCCACATTCAGTACGTTGTTCCTGTTTCCTTCGTACAGACCCGGGAATGTCGGTGTATTTGAAAAATTGACTATATCGCCAGCTTCTATATAGTTTTTGTACCCGTCGGAATCCGAATCAAGATTATGGGCGGCAAGAATTGCCTCCTCATTGCTCAAACCGTTATTAAGACCGATCTCGACAGCCAGTCCATACGGATTCCTCTGCCCTCCCCCCCCGAAATCAAAGTGGCAGACCCCGCAATGTCCGCTGTTACTGGGCAGATTGTCGAGCGCCGTTCCTTCCGCCGCGGGATAGGTCGAAAAGAAGGTCTTTCTGATCGGATTTCGGGCTTGAAGTTCCGATCCTGGAGTGACCATCGAGACCACGATGAATAATATCACAAGGGCAAGTCCAATCCTTGCCGCGAAAAGTGAATCGGAGAAACATAGCTTTTTCA
Above is a window of Candidatus Krumholzibacteriota bacterium DNA encoding:
- a CDS encoding T9SS type A sorting domain-containing protein — its product is MKKLCFSDSLFAARIGLALVILFIVVSMVTPGSELQARNPIRKTFFSTYPAAEGTALDNLPSNSGHCGVCHFDFGGGGQRNPYGLAVEIGLNNGLSNEEAILAAHNLDSDSDGYKNYIEAGDIVNFSNTPTFPGLYEGNRNNVLNVDIADIIPYLTPSGATDTISPSVDLIDPDGAEVMQAGSYYSVNFTADDPSGISHINIYHSDDGGTTFVPVGSNEPTGTGFSWFVPNYPGISNRIKVEAFDNAGNRGSDFSLGDFSITATPAGYVPSTLRDMEMPGTQPHEGAILEDPDISCATCHGNYDPEAEPWYNWRGSMMGQAARDPLFLACMTVAEQDAPSVGDLCIRCHFPGGWQEGRSVDTSGEMLTVRDRHGVHCDFCHRIVDFDYKEGVSPQADVGVLATVDPLPLQYGNGQFINDPGPVKRGPYSDAEASHDFVESPIHRSGDLCGTCHDVSSPVFTQTSSDDYTPSGFDEKHPDMSIRNMMPIERTYSEWKMSEYASSGVFAPQFAGNKPDGIVSSCQDCHMRDVYAKGANQTGVNDRADLALHDLTGGNTFIPKMISDYFPDEVDAAQLNDAVTRARSMLEKAATLEVIPEDFGISVKVTNETAHKLPSGYPEGRRIWINIKALDVTGQTIYESGRYDYAEALLIEDPRIKIYEIHPGLSPSLASALGLPEGKSFHFVLNDTIYSDNRIPPRGFTNTAFEEIQSPAVACQYEDGQYWDITPYNLPLESDSVIVTLFYQTTTREYVEFLRDENVTNSTGQDLYNSWVEHGKSAPEKMASIRASVNVTLTGDDDNPPLVFGMDQNYPNPFNPATVIGYSVAEQTHVTIAVFDVKGQRVRTLVDSEHEPSRYTAKWDGKNESGSDVSSGIYFIKYRAGDHLFTRKAVLLR